The Thermococcus eurythermalis genomic sequence TACGAATGACCCCTTGTAGTCGCTCTTTGTGGTGTAGAAGTGAACAGGAACCCCGGCCTCGCTCAGGATGTCAATGGCACCGCTCGTGAGGGAGACCCTTGCGAGGCAGTGTATCTCGTTGATCTGCCCCAGCGGAAGAACCCTCTTTACTAGTTCACCGGAGAAGACAAGGGCGTTGTTTTCTCTTCTTAGTTCACCATGCTGGGTTATAAAGAGCGGGTACTTCATGTGCCGAAGCACCAGAACCATTTTGGTCAGTTTGAATATATAAACTTTTCCACGTTTGGAGGCTGTACAGTTTACCCACTATTGGGAACTTGGCTGGACAACAATGCTCCGGGCAAACTTGACATTTGGTCTGACTGCAAACCCCGGTTTCCAAACAACAATGTTCTGTGTAAACCATACCTTCAATTGCCCTATTTGTCCAGAATAAATACGTAAGGACTCCTTAAAAACTTTGCTCTCACGAGAGGGCTTTTCGGTTCTCCACCTTTGTTTTAGTTTGCTGTCCACGTTCAAGACTGCTTTCCATGAAAAACAGGTGTTAAGCACTTTTGCGGGTTATAACAGTACCACGCTGTCCCCCAATCGGGTCTTGAAGGTTTCTTACAGGTTTTAACATCATCTTAGGTTGGGCGCTTTACCACGATTCAAAGTCTGGAAGTAAAAGGCCTTTTGGGGCAAAACAACGCTTTGCTGTGGATATCCCTAATCGGGATCTCCTAAAACTCGTCCAAAACTCCTGAAGAGCCACGAAAATCTTTAAAAATCTGAAAACCTACAAAACACGTTTATTCGCAAATTGCGGGCTTTCAATGGAGTAAAATCCAAATTTTGCCCATCAGACATCTTTTTGAATTCCAACAAATTTTTTAAACTGCTCGACGTTGAGCGCTTTACTTTCAGTAAAAGTCAAGCCAGTAAAGACTCTAACGGTTTAAATTGGCGTAATGAGAGCGTATCCCCAATCGGGATCGCCTTAGATTTCTTTTCTCTCATCATCGTAATCCACAGCCAAAAGGCTTATTAATTTGACTTCACTCCACTATGTGTATGCGGCTCATGCTGACCTTCCGTCCGACGGGGGACGCTCCGAGGGATTCCGTGACGAAGCACACCGTCCAGGGCCTCATATACTCCCACCTCTGGGGCACCGAGTACTGGAAGAGGCACGATGAAGCGCGGTTCAAGTTCTTCACGTTCTCGGACATCTTCCCGCCGGGCGACTTCAGGGCGGGTGAGGAAAAGTCGGTTCTCATCAGCTCCCCGGACGGGAACTTCATCGAAGTCCTCCACGATAGGCTCAGCGGGAAGGAAAGCCTCTACCTCGGCGGGCTCAAGGTCGAGCTTGTGAGAATAAAAAAGTTCTCCCTCAGGCCCAGGGGAAACTTCGTAACGGGTTCTCCCGTCGTCGTCCGCTCGATGAACCCCGATGTCAGGGGCTTCTTCACGTTCTACCACGAGAAGAGCCCCGACTACTTCATATCCCGCATCACGGAGAACGCCCTCAAGAAATACCGCGTCTTTACCGGCGAGGAGTTCGAGCTGGACGGGCCTATCTTCGACAGAATGGTTCCAAGGGTTCGAAAGAACGGGAGGGTGGACGTTTACACCCGTGTTAGGATGCACGGCGCGAGCTTTCTAATCCCCGGAAGCGCGTGGAGACTGCTCCAGAAGAGGATTACTCCAGACAACCGCGACTTCTACGCGTTCTTAATGGACGCCGGCCTTGGCGAGCTCAACTCCCTCGGCTTCGGCTTCTTAACCCCCTAAAGGAGGTGCCGAAATGGTCTCAAAAAGGCTCAAGAACGCAGTAGGGTTCGTGCTCCTTGGCACGGCGAGCCTGACCTTTCTCGAGTGGGCGGACCAGTTTAACGACTTCACATTTGCACTCGCGATAGCTTACGTCCTTCTCGCCTTTGCATGGATGGACTTCGCAAAGCTCGTCATCTACGTTTTCCTCGCCTTCGGCGCTATAGCGGGCTTTTTCCTAGGCAACCTAAAAGCCCTCTTTTACGCCACCCCCGTCGGACTCGCGTACCTCCTCTTTGGGGTTCTCATGGACTCCAACCGCGAGAAGCTCGCCACGGCCGTCTTCGTCCTCTCAATACCCCTCCTCATAATCAACTCCAAGTTCTTCCCGCAGGCCAGCATCGTTTCCTGGGGGTTGATAGGTCTCATGGCAGGTGTAATAGAGAATGCGGTCATCGAGGAGATGGCCGAGGGGGACGTCTTCATAATCTCGCTCTACTTCATGGCACTTGGCCCCTTCGCCTTCATCCCGCTGGCGTTCCAGTTCATAACGGGCCTGAGCTTCTATGAGAGGGACAGGGGCTACCCCGTTGGGCCCGCGATGTTCATCATCGCCGTCCCGGTTTTCATGCTCATATACCATCTCCTTTCGAACAACGCCCTCCCCGAGTGGCTCTTCTATGGCTACTACCACGGGGTCACCAACGAGAGGCTGGCAATCCTAGGCGCTCTGGGCGGGACTTTTGGGATCCCATACCTCATGGCGGATTACAGCAAGCACTCCTCTCCCAGCGGAGAGCCCGATGATTTCAAGATAACCCTTGCCGGCGGAACGATGGGAGCGGTTGCGGGTTTAATAGCCGGGCTTCTGGCACTCGTAGCCGTCGCGGCTATCGGGGTGTACCTCGATGACATGGGCTACCACAACATCTCAACCATCGTTGTCCTTTTGGCGCTGGTTGCCGCGTTCTTTGCAGGGATGGCAGCGTTCGCGTTCACATCTCAGCTCCACTACGAGGGCAAGAGCTCGGTGGACTGGCACCTCTGGTTCTGGGGAATCTCAATAGTCGCAATAGTACTCTCACTCTACCTGCTCCCCAAGGCATGGAAGGCTTTCCCCGAGGCCCACCATCTGGCCCTTTTCACCGGCTTGCTCGCCCTTGTTATGTTCTATCTCTCCATAGAGAAGGCGGGCGGGCCTTACTCCCTCGTGGACAGGCTCTGGCAGGCAACTTTGTATTCCTCTGCCTTCTTGGCTGGAGTGTGGGCGGGCCTTGGGGCGATATGGATACTCCACTAGCAATAAATAACGCTCCCCTTGGTTTTGTTTTCAACTTTTAAGACTCTAAACGTGTTAATCCCGTCATTCAGGCCCGAAAAATTTATAAACTCCAGACCCTTCTGTTCCAAATTGGATTGCTTCACTCTTCTGCGCGGTGGTTGTGGTGTATGCAGTGGATTTTGATTACTACGTCCTTGAGTTAGAAGGCGTGGACGGGCCCATCAGGATTGAAGTCGAGTTCGGCCCCAGAAGCTTCGAGTTCGTCATCGCCGAAGGCTACGACCGCTACCACTACAAACCCATCGACCTGACCCCCGAGAACGTCTTCCTCTTCACCTACCTCCTCTCCAAGTACATCGAGCGGGCCCTCAGCGAGGAAGAGATAAGGGCCCTGCTCCGGTAATCTTTCTTTTTTGCCCCATTTGGGGCGCGCATAGGAGGTGATGTTGTGAAGGCCTGCAAGCGTTATGAAGTCCGGTTGAGGAGCACTTACGAGACGATTTCCGGGAGCATCGCGAGGACGACGGTTGAACAGACCCTCACGCTTCTCGAAGACCACGCCCGCTTCAACGGGCCGCTTGATGTGCTCCTTCCCTACACTGAAAAGAACGGGCGCGAGCTCCTTGAGTTCATCAAAGTTCTCGTTGAGAAGGCGAAGCTCTACGCGGAGGCCGAGCGCCTCCGCTAACCTTTCATTTTTTGCTCCGTGAGTTTGCATTGGGTTCACTACAGGGCCAACATTTGCCAGCATCCTTATCCAAACGCTTTTTAGTCCCTTCCTCCAAGCCACCAATATGTCCCTTTTCGAGACGCTGAAGCCATTGAAGTCAGAGATAGCGAGAGTCCACGTTTTCCCGCCGAGAGATGGTGAGTTCGGCGAGTTCCACTTCAAAAACCCCGAAGTAAACGCCCTCCTTAAAGAGCTCGGCTTCTCCCTCTACCGCCACCAGGCTGAGGCCCTTGAGAAACTCTACTCCGGCAAAAACATCGTTGTAACCACCCCAACCGCGAGCGGAAAGAGCGAGATATTCCGGCTGGCTATATTCGACTCCTACCTCTCCGATCCGCGAGCGACCTACCTGCTAATCTATCCCACCCGCGCGCTCATCAACAACCAGTTTGAGAAGTTCTCGCTCCAGAACCTCACCTTCTACCGCCTCACGGGAAAGCACGTGAGCGCGAGAATCCTAACTGGAGATGTCCCCTGGCGCGAGAGGCGTGAGATGCTCCGCGAGAGGCCGAACGTGATATTCACGACTCCCGACATGCTCCACTACAACATCCTGAGGAAGTGGAGGGATTACGAGTGGCTCCTGCGGAACCTCCGCTACCTCGTCGTTGATGAGCTCCACGTTTACCGCGGCGTCTTCGGGAGCAACGCGGCGTGGCTCTTCAGGCGGCTGGGTTTCAGGCTTAAGCGCCTCGGCGCGAGGCCGCAGATTATAGCCCTTTCCGCGACGCTGAGGAACCCAGAGGAGTTCGCCGAAAAACTCTTCAGGAGGAAGTTCGAGGCAGTAAGAGAGGCCACCAACCCCTTCCCGAGGAGGTACCTCATCCTCTTCGAGCCGAAGAACCTGGACGAGAGACAGCTCCTCAGGGCGCTGATTGAGAGGCTGGCCGATAGTGGCATAAAGACCCTCGTCTTCTTCGACAGCAGGAAAGGAACCGAAAAGCTTCTCCGCTTCCTCCTCAGCTCGCCGGTCTTCCCTAAGACGAGCACCTACAAAGGGACGCTCCCCAAGAACGTCCGCTGGGAAATAGAGCGGGACTTCAAGGAGGGCAAGCTCCTCGTCCTCCTCACGACCAACGCCCTCGAGCTCGGCATAGACATCGGCGACCTCGACGCCGTTGTGAACTACGGCATCCCGCCTGACGGGCTGTTCTCCCTCATCCAGCGCTTCGGCAGGGCGGGAAGGAAGGCGGACAGGGAGGCCCTCAACGCCATAGTCCTTAGAAAGAACGGCCTCGATTACTACTACCGCGAGCACTTCGACGAGCTAGTCGGGAGGCTTGAGAAGGGGGTAATCGAGTACATGCCGGTCAACGTGGAGAACGAGCGCATAGCAGAGAAGCATCTCCACTACCTCCTAACCGAGCTTGGGATACTTGATTGGGACGAGCTCAATGGGTTCGAGAGAAAAATCGCCGAAAAGCTCGTGATCGAGAGAAAAGCCGACCTGAAGAAAAACCCGCTCACGGGAAGGCTTGAGCTCCGCGTGAGGAAGCCGGCTTTCAGCTACTCCTCCCTGAGGACAGCGAGCGACGAGACGTTCTTCCTCGTCAGGGACGAGCCCTGGATAAGGAGCAAGCTGATGGAGAAGTCCTCGCTGGGCGAGCTTCTCAACTTCATCAACTGGCTCAAGCTAAAAGGCTACATCATCGAGGAGGTTGACGCCGACGAGTACCACCGCTCGCTCCTCCCCGGAATGGCCTACTTCTCCCGCGGGGAGCTCTACATGGCCAGAGATAGGCTCACCATCGGGAAGTTCCACTTCGTCTTCGCGAGGCAACTCAACCGCTTCTGGGACGTTGAGACCTTCGCGGCCAAGAGGGAAGAGGTCGAGATACTCGAAACCGTCGCGAGCAAGGAGCACGCTGGCGTTGAGATCGGCCTCGGCCGCCTAAGGGTCCGGCACATCTACACGGGGTTCGCCGTTAAGGGCAACGATGTGGGCAACTACGTTGACGAGCTCATGAAACTCAAGGAAGCCGGAATTCTGAAGGGAGAAATCTACTCCCCCGTCAGCGGTGAGAGGGTCGAGGCTGACGAGGACTTTTCAATCTTAAACTGGGAGAAGTTCGCGAAGGTCGAGTTTGAAAAACCCCACGTCAGGGAGTTCGAGACTGAGGGGATTTGGCTCGTCTTCCCGGACTGGATACGGGAGGTCACGGGCGAGGAGTTCAGGGAGTTCTTTGCAGTCACAGAAGAGAAGGGCTTTGAGGACGTTGCGTTCACCATCTACAGCAACCTCGACAGGAGGAAGCTCTTCCCACTTTACCTCGGCGCCACGAGCCACGTCATAAGGAAGAGCATCGGCAACGCCCTCCAGAAGCTCGGAATAAGCGATGAGGAGCTGGCCTTCGCGATAAAGAAAATGATAGACAGCAAGGACGGAATAGGCTCGGCGCTCCACGCGATAGAGCACAACCTCATAAAGATAGCCCCCATCTTCACTTACATCGACAGCAGGGAGCTGGGCGGCTACAGCTACGCGAGCTTCCCCTGCTCACCCCACGCCGGAAAACCCCTCGTGTTCATCTACGACGGCAACGAAGGGGGAGCGGGCCTCGCACCGATACTCTACGAGAACATCGAGAAGCTCATGGGGAAGAGCCTTGAGCACCTCCGCTCCTGCCCCTGCAGGGACGGCTGTCCGGTGTGCACGCTCTCTCCAAAGTGCGGCACCTTCAACGAGTTCCTGGATAAGTGGGCCGCGATAAAGGTTTGGGAGAGGGTTTTGGGAAGCAAAGAGGAGGGCATCACTGGAGATTGAAGCTCCTCATCGTCTCCCTGAGGAGCGGGTCTTCAACCCAGTACCTTTTTCCGAGGAACGGACGAACCCGGCCTTTTCCAGGGTTTCAAGGTATTTGTAGACGTGCTGTACCCTTTTGGGAGCGAGGCCAAGGGGCTTGAGTCTCCGATAGACCTCTGCCCCCCTGAGGGCGCTTGGGTAGGCCTCCGCCAGCACTCTAAGAATCCTAATGTAAACCCCGCTGCTGTAAACATTATAGAAAGGCCTCCACGTCCCTGCGCCATTCTTCAAGGGCGTATCTCCGGCTCTCTTCGAGTGCCAGCAGAAGCGCTTCTTCCGGGCTTTTTCCGTCCCGAACAAGGTTGACGACGGTAAGGCCGTAGTGAGAAATAAACCCGGGAACGCCCCCCAGCTCCTCAACGGCCCTTGAGAGCTCAAGTTCGTTTGTGATGCTTATGCCGTAACTCCTGAACCCTTCTTTGAGGTAGCCCCTTCCTCTTCTGTAGTCCACCTTGGGAGCGTGAAGACCTCCGCCGAGCGCATGAAGTTGGGTTTTTCGGCGCCGGGGTTCAGGTACTCGACCAGCATGCCCGGCATCGAGCCCGTGAAAACGAGGGAGATGTTTGGATAGCTGTCCGTTATCTCCTGCAAAAGCCCCCTGAAGTCGAGGTTCTTAAGCCTCGCAAGAACCTGAGCTAATTTATACCCCGTGTAAAGTACATACCGTGTAAATCTATAATGTTGTCCCGCACTGACAATTAAGTTTTTAACCCTGCTTAAGAACCGAGGATGGATATTTTATCCTCTCCTCGCATTGAGAATGCCTCCATATCTATGCCCTTAACGGTGATAGAAATGAACGTTGAGGAGCTTATAGCAATGGGAGAGCTTGAAGCGGCCAGAGAAGTCCTACGCAACATTGATAGAAGGAAGCTCAACAATGGAGAGCTGTCCGATTACACTCGCAACGTCATAAACCTTGGTCTCGCCTTTAGGGAGAACGGTAAGCTTGACGATGGTGTGAATACAATTGTAGCACTCCTTGATGACCTCGAAAGTATCTCCTGGGGTCTCTGGAGGCTTTTCTATGAGTATTTGGAGGAGTGTACACCAGAACGCGCCCGCGAGGTTTGGGAGAGAGTTTATCTTATCCCCGGACCAAGGGAGAAAGCTGAAATCCTGCAAAAGGTGGGATGGTGCTTAGACGATCCCAATGAAAAAAGGAAGGTGCTGGTAGAAGCATTCACGTGGGCCCTTCACGTTAAGGGGCGCTCATGGAGGACATACACGCTTTCGAAAGTTCTGGGT encodes the following:
- a CDS encoding DEAD/DEAH box helicase; amino-acid sequence: MSLFETLKPLKSEIARVHVFPPRDGEFGEFHFKNPEVNALLKELGFSLYRHQAEALEKLYSGKNIVVTTPTASGKSEIFRLAIFDSYLSDPRATYLLIYPTRALINNQFEKFSLQNLTFYRLTGKHVSARILTGDVPWRERREMLRERPNVIFTTPDMLHYNILRKWRDYEWLLRNLRYLVVDELHVYRGVFGSNAAWLFRRLGFRLKRLGARPQIIALSATLRNPEEFAEKLFRRKFEAVREATNPFPRRYLILFEPKNLDERQLLRALIERLADSGIKTLVFFDSRKGTEKLLRFLLSSPVFPKTSTYKGTLPKNVRWEIERDFKEGKLLVLLTTNALELGIDIGDLDAVVNYGIPPDGLFSLIQRFGRAGRKADREALNAIVLRKNGLDYYYREHFDELVGRLEKGVIEYMPVNVENERIAEKHLHYLLTELGILDWDELNGFERKIAEKLVIERKADLKKNPLTGRLELRVRKPAFSYSSLRTASDETFFLVRDEPWIRSKLMEKSSLGELLNFINWLKLKGYIIEEVDADEYHRSLLPGMAYFSRGELYMARDRLTIGKFHFVFARQLNRFWDVETFAAKREEVEILETVASKEHAGVEIGLGRLRVRHIYTGFAVKGNDVGNYVDELMKLKEAGILKGEIYSPVSGERVEADEDFSILNWEKFAKVEFEKPHVREFETEGIWLVFPDWIREVTGEEFREFFAVTEEKGFEDVAFTIYSNLDRRKLFPLYLGATSHVIRKSIGNALQKLGISDEELAFAIKKMIDSKDGIGSALHAIEHNLIKIAPIFTYIDSRELGGYSYASFPCSPHAGKPLVFIYDGNEGGAGLAPILYENIEKLMGKSLEHLRSCPCRDGCPVCTLSPKCGTFNEFLDKWAAIKVWERVLGSKEEGITGD
- the cas6 gene encoding CRISPR-associated endoribonuclease Cas6 — its product is MRLMLTFRPTGDAPRDSVTKHTVQGLIYSHLWGTEYWKRHDEARFKFFTFSDIFPPGDFRAGEEKSVLISSPDGNFIEVLHDRLSGKESLYLGGLKVELVRIKKFSLRPRGNFVTGSPVVVRSMNPDVRGFFTFYHEKSPDYFISRITENALKKYRVFTGEEFELDGPIFDRMVPRVRKNGRVDVYTRVRMHGASFLIPGSAWRLLQKRITPDNRDFYAFLMDAGLGELNSLGFGFLTP